Genomic segment of Saccharomycodes ludwigii strain NBRC 1722 chromosome VI, whole genome shotgun sequence:
AGAGACTTCtgtcatcatcatcaacgTGTCCATAACAACGGTATTACCATAGTTGGGATTACTTTTACACATTTGGGGGGCATTTTCACTGAAAACAGTTAAAAGTTCTAGTGCGCTGGTTCTTGTGGAAGCATCCaaatcttttgttttaatcACTATATCAACgaattgaataatttgATTAAACATGTCTTTAAACAATTTGGGAGCCAATTCTATCAATTCGATTAATGGTTCAAAAGCAGCAGACAATGCGTAATCTTTTGCATCTTCTAAAAATTTAGGCAAGCTATTCAGTAAACTAGGCAATAGAACACCCAATTTTGCCCAATTCGATTTGGGCAACTGTCTAAAATAACCCACAAATGCAGAAACAGCAGACACTTTTACATCATCATTAGCATCAGTAAACCCTGCTTCAAATACAGATAGAACTAGGTTACTATCCACATTGTTTATTAAGTACGGGACGGTTGTTAGAATTCTAAAACTCGATTCTCTGTAAGTTGGATCATCTGATTTCATAGCTTGGAATACACATTCCAATAATTGTGTCCATTTATCCATATCATCCAAAGCACAAACTGCAATGGCATCTGATAATTTATGCCTAATGGATACATTTTGTTGAGTGAAAAAACCTTTCAATAAAGTAGCCCTTATTTGTTGCAAAGCAGCATTACTAATACTCGTGATGTTTTTGGCAATAATAACTGTTTTAGAAGAAGGAGGTGCTCTTAGGGCtaattttctaaataaaacaGCAGATAATGCACTGGTGGTAGCATCTGATGAAAAAGATGCTTGTtctgataaaaaaattaataaaacctCAATATTTTCTGGTGTGATCCATGTATTTTGCAAAGCAAGTTCTGCCTGTGCACGGATGGTATTATCTGGAGAAGCAAAGCCTTGTAAAATGCTAATTAGTGTGGTATTGATATCTTCTGGTAAGGCTGACATAGTGTGATTGTGAATAATGtcactaaaaataatgagccgaaagaagaaagagggagaaaaaaaaaattgaaaaggaaaatagagaaataaataagaaataattcctatttattaatttaaaaacagaTACAACAGAACTTCAAAAGAAGAATTGGAGGGGAGGTCTATAGTAATAGCTTGAGTATTTTGGGATAATAGTATCAGTTTTAGTTTGAAATACTAGCTGTTGGATTTTTGATGTTGTTTCTTGTAAAAGTTTTCATACACTGAAAAggtaaaaagaaaaaaaaaaaagaaaaaaaacaagagagaaaaagaagaagaagaagaaggaaaaaaaaaaaaaagtacgatatatattatcaatttgctaatttttcatcttttaaataaaacaatgaaaaatattaatttatttattttgttgccAGCTTACCCTGACTTATCATTGCTGCAGATGCATTAATCACGTGGTAACTTTTCAGTAATAAAATGTTATAGAAAAAAGCTGTCATTTAGTATCGTTTGGTACGAACAagtgttttatttaataattagtGTAATAgactttatttttgtttataaataatgaaTGAAATTATTGAACAAGTTGTTCCATcgtataaaattaaagattttattaaagttgAACGAAAGAATGTTCACAGTTGATTGTCATATCAACTTTCATTTATTACTGATTTGTATGGAacatttttgtaataagAAAAcgttcaaaaaaaaaaaaaaaaaaaaagacgtGGAATACAACTCTGATACAagatacaaaaatatttgtctTTATCGGACACTCGGACTAATAAcaaatgtttattttttatttctataaataagaaaaaaaaaaaaaaacgtcTTTAGAAAGTAACCTTAGCATAATAAAAGGAAATCCTCCCCCATTTCAGCCACGTATTTTACAGCTTAGTAGTGGACGATGATGACATTAAACATATTAATagcaaaattattatattaattatgATTGTAGAAGAAGAGATAAAAGTGAGCCAGGATAAACAAGAAGAgggagaagaagaggaagaagaggaggaagaagatcaaaataataatatcgatACAAACGatggcaataataatagtacaaaaaaagatacaaGGCTTaacaataaacaaaatcacgccaaaaattatcaaacaaaaaaacgcAGTAAAGACTTAAAGAAGCATGAATTTGAAGATATATTGGATTATATATCTGTCTTGGAGAAAAAAGTTGATTATTTAATCAATACGAAAactgaaaaagaaaatttaaatccaaatgttaaatcttttgttcctttttttactgATACAGCAAATAAAAAGCATAATGAcgatgaaaataacaatcaTGTAGCCGATACAAAAAGTTTGAAAAGACCAGGCGACAAACAAATTATGGCGTCTTCTTTAGTAAACAAAAAGCAAAAGAATTTGTCTCATAAACAAGGCCAAGACGTGCTTGTCAAACAAGTTTCAAACTTGGAAAATgacaaaaaacaacatcaaaatacaaaagaacggaaaaaaaatgttgacGGTTCTTTAGGGATTTTAGCAGACGTTGTTAGTAATGCAGATCTTGACCATGAAAGTGGTACTGAGGCTGCTAATAATTCACGAGTGGAGATCTGTTCTTCCTTACAGACAGCTGAGCTTAAAGAAACGATTAGACAACATATACACAGTGATTTACTACCTGTTTTTGATTCCATTGATATTTCATGTATGTACGAAAATCGTactcaacaaaaaattgtatgCGAAATGATTGAAACCCCAAGTCTCCAAGAATTACCATATTTTGCTTTAATGGAAGAAATAGCTAGCGTTTTGGTGTCTTATTATAAATTGCAATTAATATTCCCCTTAGAAGATTATGAtgttattggtattttacagaaatggaaaaaagatGGCTTCGCatctttaaataattcaCATTTGTTGattctaaatattttatccgCCATAACATGTAGATTGTTACAACACGAGACACAGGTCTCTACTAAAGATGAACAACATAGATTAAAAGTATACCACGCTTCCTTGAAAGATTTAGTTTGGTTGAGGAAATATGAAgatattttcttcaataattctttattgTATTATCAAAGTATTAGCATGTTCCCTGACGGATTGTATTCTGTCCAAGGCATACTATGCTTGATTATATCATTACCATTAATAGGCGTCGAACTATCTAGAACACTAATGTTGTCAACAGCAATTAGAATTGCACAAGATTTTGGTTTACATtctgaattatttttaaatgctACCAAAAATACAAGAATGAAggcgaaaaaaaaaagaatatggTGGTTTTGCTGCTTTGCAGACAAACTTATTGCCCGCAAATTTTGTAGACCTTGTATGATTTTAGACTATACCACCACTGTTAAATTTGAACCGGAAGGTAAGCTAGCACTGCTTGAGTTGGTAAACTCAgcagaaaaaaattcatcTCCATTATCGTCACAAAACACTAACTTTTGTGACATCAAGGATGATTTGgtcaaatatattttg
This window contains:
- a CDS encoding fungal specific transcription factor domain-containing protein (similar to Saccharomyces cerevisiae YOL089C | HAL9 | HALotolerance (paralog of YBR150C | TBS1)): MIVEEEIKVSQDKQEEGEEEEEEEEEDQNNNIDTNDGNNNSTKKDTRLNNKQNHAKNYQTKKRSKDLKKHEFEDILDYISVLEKKVDYLINTKTEKENLNPNVKSFVPFFTDTANKKHNDDENNNHVADTKSLKRPGDKQIMASSLVNKKQKNLSHKQGQDVLVKQVSNLENDKKQHQNTKERKKNVDGSLGILADVVSNADLDHESGTEAANNSRVEICSSLQTAELKETIRQHIHSDLLPVFDSIDISCMYENRTQQKIVCEMIETPSLQELPYFALMEEIASVLVSYYKLQLIFPLEDYDVIGILQKWKKDGFASLNNSHLLILNILSAITCRLLQHETQVSTKDEQHRLKVYHASLKDLVWLRKYEDIFFNNSLLYYQSISMFPDGLYSVQGILCLIISLPLIGVELSRTLMLSTAIRIAQDFGLHSELFLNATKNTRMKAKKKRIWWFCCFADKLIARKFCRPCMILDYTTTVKFEPEGKLALLELVNSAEKNSSPLSSQNTNFCDIKDDLVKYILDTDGAGPLSQYYFDKLSSSWFSNQNFCTYPSVQHMQEVREMVEAFLDGLPNCMRDLTKCANLGDNAFFIYLIHSAYYDTLSYLSSHIPGTSYIMEYDIKKLEILCLMKKFKTWTLFQEMESHFILAFLRIYKYTIGHEVEKKKYVANFKFLLNFLDNFYGNRYKVWASYPNPWMYEKITVFKKLMEVLKDEGVFKWPDIDYTLNSTEKVALERL